From Enhydrobacter sp., the proteins below share one genomic window:
- a CDS encoding SGNH/GDSL hydrolase family protein translates to MMRRILALVTALTLLAPGAAPAQPMGDCRARPELLDLGAPLTVARKAMAERKKLRILALGSSSTAGYGVSNPRHAYPMQLRIGLDKALPDVEIEVVNRGIGGQDVQEMAARMRAEMEGNLPSLVIWQTGTNAAVRHMPLDAFGKWLRNGLSVGRSLGADFVLMNLQYVPAVVAVQDKEAYERIMAEAAREHGAGLFRRYDIMRAWYEDGMPYAQFVQLDGLHLNDFGQKCIGLLLTQAILRSLTPP, encoded by the coding sequence GTGATGCGCCGCATCCTCGCCCTGGTCACGGCACTGACGTTGCTCGCGCCCGGCGCCGCACCGGCACAGCCCATGGGCGACTGCCGCGCCCGGCCGGAGCTGCTCGACCTCGGCGCGCCGCTCACGGTCGCGCGCAAGGCGATGGCCGAGCGCAAGAAGCTGCGTATCCTCGCCCTCGGCTCGTCCTCGACCGCGGGCTACGGCGTCTCCAATCCGCGCCACGCCTATCCCATGCAGCTGCGCATCGGCCTCGACAAGGCGCTGCCCGACGTCGAGATCGAGGTCGTCAATCGCGGCATCGGCGGGCAGGACGTGCAGGAGATGGCCGCGCGCATGCGCGCCGAGATGGAGGGCAACCTGCCGTCGCTGGTGATCTGGCAGACCGGCACCAATGCCGCCGTGCGCCACATGCCGCTCGACGCCTTCGGGAAGTGGCTGCGCAACGGGCTGAGTGTCGGTCGCTCGCTGGGCGCCGACTTCGTGCTGATGAACCTGCAATATGTGCCGGCGGTGGTGGCGGTGCAGGACAAGGAAGCCTACGAGAGGATCATGGCAGAGGCCGCGCGCGAGCACGGCGCCGGCCTGTTCCGCCGCTACGACATCATGCGTGCCTGGTACGAGGACGGCATGCCCTACGCCCAGTTCGTGCAGCTCGACGGGCTGCATCTGAACGACTTCGGGCAGAAATGCATCGGCTTGCTGCTGACGCAGGCCATCCTGCGGTCGCTCACCCCGCCCTGA
- a CDS encoding OpgC domain-containing protein codes for MAVSSVLRPGRDIRLDLFRGLALWFIFLDHIPQNVASWLTVRNYGFSDATEIFVYISGYTAVIAYARMMEREGWVRAAARIYRRVWQLYVAHILLFVAFSAQIAWASVARDMPSLIEEMQLMGLGENPYEAILQAALLKFRPVNLDVLPLYIVLLAAFPFVLPLVVHRPWTAIVLSLLLYAATLRFGFNLPAYPDNKVWYFNPLAWQVVFHVGAACAVLVPRLAWLDRWRVPITVLAVLYLALAAFVALSWQFNALGKLVPDWLGRILYPIDKTNIDVLRLFHFLALAWVVRLAVPAQAAFLKWRALEPLRRCGEHSLLIFCLGTFLALSGQVIVGQFEGSLLSQVLVSVAGIAIMCVAAYVAAWFKGGDSPGGGRVPAMAQAAA; via the coding sequence ATGGCCGTCTCGTCCGTCCTTCGCCCGGGCCGCGACATCCGCCTCGACCTGTTCCGGGGTCTGGCGCTGTGGTTCATCTTCCTCGACCACATCCCGCAGAACGTCGCGAGTTGGCTGACCGTGCGCAACTACGGCTTCAGCGATGCCACCGAGATCTTCGTCTACATCTCGGGCTACACGGCGGTGATCGCCTATGCGCGCATGATGGAGCGCGAGGGCTGGGTGCGGGCGGCGGCGCGCATCTATCGCCGGGTGTGGCAGCTCTATGTCGCGCACATCCTGCTGTTCGTCGCCTTCTCGGCGCAGATCGCCTGGGCGTCGGTGGCGCGCGACATGCCCTCGCTGATCGAGGAGATGCAGCTCATGGGGCTGGGCGAGAACCCCTACGAGGCGATCCTCCAGGCGGCGCTGCTCAAGTTCCGGCCGGTCAATCTCGACGTGCTGCCGCTCTACATCGTGCTGCTCGCGGCCTTTCCCTTCGTGCTGCCGCTGGTGGTGCACCGGCCGTGGACGGCGATCGTCCTGTCCCTGTTGCTCTATGCCGCGACCCTGCGGTTCGGCTTCAACCTGCCGGCCTATCCCGACAACAAGGTCTGGTATTTCAATCCGCTGGCCTGGCAGGTCGTGTTCCATGTCGGCGCCGCCTGCGCGGTGCTGGTGCCGCGACTGGCCTGGCTCGACCGCTGGCGGGTGCCGATCACGGTGCTGGCGGTCCTCTATCTTGCTCTTGCCGCATTCGTCGCCCTGTCCTGGCAGTTCAATGCGCTCGGCAAGCTGGTACCGGACTGGCTGGGCCGCATCCTCTATCCGATCGACAAGACCAACATCGACGTCCTGCGCCTGTTCCACTTCCTGGCGCTGGCCTGGGTGGTACGGCTCGCCGTGCCGGCTCAGGCGGCGTTCCTGAAATGGCGCGCGCTCGAGCCACTTCGCAGATGCGGCGAGCATTCGCTGCTTATATTCTGCCTCGGCACCTTCCTCGCACTGTCGGGACAGGTGATCGTCGGACAATTCGAGGGGTCATTGCTGTCGCAGGTCCTGGTCAGCGTGGCGGGCATCGCCATCATGTGTGTCGCGGCCTATGTGGCGGCCTGGTTCAAGGGCGGAGATTCGCCGGGCGGCGGGCGCGTGCCGGCCATGGCGCAGGCGGCAGCGTGA
- a CDS encoding alpha/beta fold hydrolase produces MTKTPLLLVPGVLCSPRLYAAQLAALKDIAEIVVPDWRKAPLSIWDSWETAARWVLGQAPADKFALAGLSLGGMMAVEIMQIAPERVTRLALLDTGMRSQNDAEKAVRRARIRLADEGHFELVLGLQMSRFLPAYRLPDKTLVDEVMAMCGEIGKEIYKRQEALAAIRVDRRPDLPRIACPTVVVCGRDDAATPLFMSEEMAAAIKGSELIVVEQCGHLVTMEKPEETNAILRRWLA; encoded by the coding sequence ATGACCAAGACCCCCCTGCTGCTGGTGCCCGGCGTGCTTTGTTCGCCGCGCCTCTACGCCGCCCAGCTCGCGGCGTTGAAGGACATCGCCGAGATCGTCGTGCCCGACTGGCGCAAGGCGCCGCTGTCGATCTGGGACAGTTGGGAGACGGCGGCCCGCTGGGTGCTCGGCCAGGCGCCGGCCGACAAATTCGCGCTCGCCGGGCTGTCGCTCGGCGGCATGATGGCCGTCGAGATCATGCAGATCGCGCCCGAGCGCGTGACGCGGCTGGCGCTGCTCGACACGGGGATGAGAAGCCAGAACGACGCCGAGAAGGCGGTGCGCCGCGCCCGCATCAGGCTGGCCGACGAGGGCCATTTCGAGCTGGTGCTGGGCCTGCAGATGTCGCGCTTCCTCCCGGCCTACCGCCTGCCCGACAAGACGCTGGTCGACGAGGTCATGGCGATGTGCGGCGAGATCGGCAAGGAGATCTACAAGCGCCAGGAAGCGCTCGCCGCCATCCGGGTCGACCGACGCCCCGACCTGCCCCGGATCGCGTGCCCGACCGTCGTCGTCTGCGGCCGCGACGATGCCGCCACGCCGCTCTTCATGTCGGAGGAGATGGCGGCCGCGATCAAGGGCAGCGAGCTGATCGTGGTCGAGCAGTGCGGCCACCTCGTCACCATGGAGAAACCCGAGGAGACGAATGCCATCCTGAGGCGCTGGCTTGCCTAG
- a CDS encoding DUF3987 domain-containing protein, whose product MPLDEPTAVPAAAEAPAAEWPELDQGLLGRGRPAVPPFPLSLLPTPWRAWVEEEAPSSLPPEYFALALLGAAASMLGNSVRMHVAGTWREPLILWPALVGGPSSGRTRALAKGRLAVELASTVVGARRTEDQAGLDLRVSTLGDTTAKYVTRELETSRRGVSLWREELANWILAAASDEWRPAWIGAWGAGDVTVHPARQIWPTRVERFAVGICGALDQERLTDIVRESTEPLVARFLYAWPEPPGHAPLVAGPSSFDHVAFNAMMMRLMTFSVHGSTPRTLPFVPDAVARLDALLPAVRALRHDADGAEAAWLGKGPSSIARLAGVLRMMHWASRAGAESDPAVRAEDVDAAHSLWSDYLLPHARAVFGAAGTTETDRLARRAARWLRRQRKDCVSRREVRRHALGQAVDLEGVDDVLAQLESAGALRAIPGPDKARRGRPSERWAINPALR is encoded by the coding sequence ATGCCGCTCGACGAGCCAACCGCCGTTCCCGCCGCCGCCGAAGCCCCCGCCGCCGAATGGCCCGAGCTCGATCAGGGCCTGCTGGGCCGCGGACGGCCCGCGGTGCCGCCCTTTCCCCTGTCCCTCCTGCCGACACCGTGGCGGGCCTGGGTCGAGGAGGAAGCGCCTTCCTCTCTGCCGCCCGAATACTTTGCCCTGGCGCTGCTCGGCGCCGCCGCTTCGATGCTGGGAAACAGCGTGCGCATGCATGTCGCGGGGACGTGGCGCGAGCCGCTCATCCTGTGGCCCGCGCTGGTCGGCGGGCCGTCGAGTGGACGGACGCGGGCGCTCGCGAAGGGACGCCTCGCCGTCGAACTGGCGAGTACCGTGGTGGGGGCCCGTCGGACCGAGGATCAGGCCGGCCTCGACCTGCGCGTCTCGACCTTGGGCGACACGACGGCCAAGTACGTGACGCGCGAACTCGAGACGAGCCGGCGCGGCGTATCGCTCTGGCGGGAAGAACTCGCGAACTGGATCCTCGCCGCCGCCTCGGACGAGTGGCGGCCGGCCTGGATCGGGGCCTGGGGCGCGGGCGACGTGACGGTCCATCCAGCACGTCAGATCTGGCCCACCCGTGTCGAGCGCTTCGCGGTCGGAATCTGCGGCGCGCTGGACCAGGAGCGGCTGACCGATATCGTGCGTGAGAGCACCGAGCCTCTCGTCGCGCGCTTCCTTTACGCCTGGCCCGAGCCGCCCGGCCATGCGCCGCTGGTCGCCGGCCCGTCGTCGTTCGATCACGTCGCCTTCAACGCCATGATGATGCGCCTGATGACCTTCTCCGTGCATGGCAGCACCCCCAGGACGTTGCCTTTTGTCCCGGATGCCGTGGCGCGGCTCGACGCGCTGCTGCCGGCCGTGCGGGCGCTGCGGCACGATGCCGATGGCGCCGAAGCCGCCTGGCTCGGCAAGGGGCCGTCCTCCATCGCGCGCCTGGCGGGTGTGCTGCGGATGATGCACTGGGCGAGCCGGGCCGGCGCTGAATCCGACCCCGCGGTTCGGGCCGAGGACGTCGACGCCGCCCATTCGCTGTGGTCCGACTACCTGCTGCCGCATGCGCGCGCCGTGTTCGGCGCGGCGGGCACGACGGAAACCGATCGTCTCGCCCGGCGCGCGGCGCGATGGCTGCGACGACAGCGCAAGGACTGCGTGTCACGCCGCGAGGTTCGTCGCCACGCGCTTGGTCAGGCCGTGGATCTGGAGGGCGTCGACGATGTGCTTGCACAACTCGAGTCGGCCGGCGCATTGCGGGCCATACCAGGTCCGGACAAAGCGCGCAGAGGGCGCCCTAGCGAACGCTGGGCCATAAATCCAGCCTTGCGATGA
- a CDS encoding CoA transferase, with protein MPQSGRPPLQGVRVVDFTRVIAGPLCSQILSDMGAEVIKIENPDGGDDTRKGAGPRAGGPNGESHFFMTYNRGKKSVALDFTKPDGQAVVLKLLEKADVLLENFRPGVLKKYGLDHASLQKKFPRLIYLSISAYGQVGPLADRPGYDPVLQGESGMMSVNGEADGEGLRHAIAIVDTMTGIHSVAAINAALYARHDTGRGQYIDLALFDTALACLGNMGAYYLIGGEQPRRAGNAHFASVPNASFDTKNGKIYMAVANQKLFVDTCKALGHPEWATDPRYSTIQQRVAHRAELTKLMEDVLKTDTKENWAEKLRHLPAGPIRTMKEALDNPEVKRRGMLKTYRHSKVGDVPIIGSNYRFSDTPVDDTRPPPALGEHTDAVLRDVAGLGDSELAKLREKKVVG; from the coding sequence ATGCCACAGTCAGGTCGTCCGCCGCTCCAAGGCGTCAGGGTCGTCGATTTCACCCGCGTCATCGCCGGTCCGCTCTGCTCCCAGATCCTGTCCGACATGGGCGCCGAGGTGATCAAGATCGAGAATCCCGACGGCGGCGACGACACGCGCAAGGGCGCCGGGCCGCGCGCCGGCGGCCCGAACGGCGAGAGCCACTTCTTCATGACCTACAACCGGGGCAAGAAGAGCGTGGCGCTCGACTTCACCAAGCCGGACGGTCAGGCGGTCGTGCTGAAGCTGCTCGAGAAGGCCGACGTGCTGCTCGAGAACTTCCGGCCGGGCGTTCTGAAGAAATACGGCCTCGACCATGCCAGCCTGCAGAAGAAATTCCCCCGGCTGATCTATCTTTCGATCTCGGCCTACGGCCAGGTCGGGCCGCTGGCCGACCGGCCGGGCTACGATCCCGTGCTGCAGGGCGAATCGGGCATGATGAGTGTCAACGGCGAGGCGGACGGCGAGGGCCTGCGCCACGCCATCGCCATCGTCGACACCATGACCGGCATCCATTCGGTGGCAGCGATCAACGCCGCGCTCTATGCCCGCCACGACACCGGCAGGGGCCAGTACATCGACCTCGCCCTGTTCGACACCGCGCTCGCCTGCCTCGGCAACATGGGCGCCTATTACCTGATCGGCGGCGAGCAGCCCAGGCGCGCCGGCAATGCCCATTTCGCCTCGGTGCCCAACGCCTCGTTCGACACGAAGAACGGCAAGATCTACATGGCGGTCGCCAACCAGAAGCTGTTCGTCGATACCTGCAAGGCGCTCGGCCATCCCGAATGGGCGACCGATCCGCGCTACTCCACCATCCAGCAGCGCGTCGCCCACCGCGCCGAGCTGACCAAGCTGATGGAGGACGTGCTCAAGACCGACACCAAGGAGAACTGGGCGGAGAAGCTGCGCCATCTGCCGGCCGGTCCGATCCGCACCATGAAGGAGGCGCTCGACAATCCCGAGGTCAAGCGCCGCGGCATGCTCAAGACCTACCGGCACTCGAAGGTCGGCGACGTGCCGATCATCGGTTCGAACTACCGTTTCTCCGACACGCCGGTCGACGACACCCGCCCGCCGCCGGCGCTCGGCGAGCACACCGACGCGGTGCTGCGCGACGTCGCCGGACTGGGCGACTCCGAGCTGGCGAAGCTCCGGGAGAAGAAGGTCGTCGGGTAG
- a CDS encoding tripartite tricarboxylate transporter substrate binding protein, with amino-acid sequence MTTFRMPLSRRALLAAPALLALPATPVLAQAWPAKPVRIVVPFAPGGSGDITSRMVGKYIEDKTGQTFVIENKPGANGIVGTLAVKNAAPDGYTLLLATTSTNAANVHMYKNPGYDPEKDFQVVGIIGSSGAFLVVPAESRFKSLADLLAHARANPGKLNAAYFNASSQVPAAVLAARAGVDWQAVGYKAIGNAWNDLHAGTIDFMFVDLTASRGQIVQGKARPLAITLPERSPLYPDVPTLAESFPGMTTTGFLAIAVPKAVPDDIKQKLNALIVEATHSPDIHKRLTQEFALTPRRSDLAQCAAQDREERAKWADYVRIARIEPQ; translated from the coding sequence ATGACCACGTTTCGCATGCCGCTCTCTCGCCGTGCGCTTCTTGCGGCACCCGCGCTTCTGGCGCTGCCGGCCACTCCCGTCCTCGCCCAGGCCTGGCCCGCCAAGCCGGTCCGCATCGTCGTGCCCTTCGCACCGGGCGGCTCGGGCGACATCACCTCGCGCATGGTCGGCAAGTACATCGAGGACAAGACCGGCCAGACCTTCGTGATCGAGAACAAGCCGGGCGCCAACGGCATCGTCGGCACGCTGGCGGTGAAGAACGCGGCGCCGGACGGCTACACGCTGCTGCTCGCCACCACCTCGACCAACGCCGCCAACGTCCACATGTACAAGAACCCGGGCTACGACCCGGAGAAGGACTTCCAGGTGGTCGGCATCATCGGCTCGAGCGGCGCCTTCCTGGTGGTGCCGGCGGAGAGCCGCTTCAAGTCGCTCGCCGACCTGCTGGCCCACGCCAGGGCCAACCCGGGCAAGCTCAACGCCGCCTACTTCAATGCGAGCTCGCAGGTGCCGGCGGCGGTGCTGGCGGCGCGCGCCGGCGTCGACTGGCAGGCGGTCGGCTACAAGGCGATCGGCAATGCCTGGAACGACCTCCATGCCGGCACCATCGACTTCATGTTCGTGGACCTGACGGCGTCGCGCGGCCAGATCGTGCAGGGCAAGGCGCGGCCGCTCGCCATCACCTTGCCCGAGCGCAGCCCGCTCTATCCCGACGTGCCGACACTCGCCGAGAGCTTCCCGGGCATGACGACCACCGGCTTCCTCGCCATCGCCGTGCCGAAGGCGGTGCCCGACGACATCAAGCAGAAGCTCAACGCGCTGATCGTCGAGGCCACGCATTCGCCCGACATCCACAAGCGGCTGACCCAGGAGTTCGCGCTGACGCCGCGTCGTTCCGATCTCGCGCAATGCGCCGCGCAGGATCGCGAGGAACGCGCCAAGTGGGCCGACTACGTCAGGATCGCCAGGATCGAACCGCAGTGA
- a CDS encoding cytochrome c — MAKPIWLVVPVAAVGVAAAVWYFGSDREAAATMDPRDGRAVALGKQVYARECASCHGVNLEGQPDWRVRLANGRMPAPPHDVSGHTWHHSDRVLFDITKRGPAAYPAGYVTDMPAYAERLSDREIAAVIAYIKSTWPADILSRQQRATH; from the coding sequence ATGGCGAAACCCATTTGGCTTGTCGTCCCCGTGGCCGCGGTCGGCGTGGCGGCCGCGGTCTGGTACTTTGGTTCAGACCGCGAGGCGGCCGCGACGATGGATCCGCGCGATGGCAGGGCTGTCGCGCTGGGCAAGCAGGTTTACGCCCGCGAATGCGCATCGTGCCATGGCGTCAATCTGGAGGGGCAGCCCGACTGGCGTGTCCGCCTGGCCAACGGCCGCATGCCGGCGCCGCCGCACGACGTGTCGGGCCATACCTGGCATCACAGCGATCGCGTCCTGTTCGACATCACCAAGCGCGGCCCCGCCGCCTATCCGGCCGGCTACGTCACCGACATGCCGGCCTACGCCGAGCGGCTGAGCGACCGCGAGATCGCGGCCGTCATCGCCTATATCAAGAGCACCTGGCCGGCGGATATCCTGAGCCGCCAGCAGCGCGCCACGCACTAG
- a CDS encoding copper-binding protein — MLRRILAALAAVALFAAPAFAQGDMVKGEVTKVDKAAGKVTIKHGPIRKLDMDSMTMVFRVADPAMLDRMKPGDKIEFEADRVNGAITVTRLGKGG, encoded by the coding sequence ATGCTGAGGAGAATTCTGGCCGCCCTCGCCGCGGTCGCGCTGTTCGCCGCACCGGCATTCGCCCAGGGCGACATGGTGAAGGGTGAAGTCACCAAGGTCGACAAGGCGGCCGGCAAGGTCACGATCAAGCACGGCCCCATCAGGAAGCTCGACATGGACAGCATGACCATGGTGTTCCGCGTCGCCGACCCGGCGATGCTCGACAGGATGAAGCCGGGCGACAAGATCGAGTTCGAGGCCGACCGCGTGAACGGCGCCATCACCGTGACCAGGCTTGGCAAGGGCGGCTAG
- a CDS encoding cupredoxin family protein: MAPRKILAAAGVATGLTIGLAGLGYGHTGHEETEFGKPGDPRKPARVVQVVMLEKDGKMLFIPDRIRIRKGEQVRFLLRNNGEIDHEFVVGTVEENLKHMKEMEKNPDMEHDDPNARRLKPRQSGEILWHFTRAGTFDFSCMIPGHRPAGMFGVITVE; this comes from the coding sequence ATGGCTCCAAGGAAAATCCTGGCCGCGGCTGGCGTGGCCACCGGCCTGACGATCGGCCTTGCCGGCCTCGGCTACGGCCATACCGGCCACGAGGAGACCGAATTCGGCAAGCCTGGCGATCCGAGGAAGCCGGCGCGCGTGGTGCAGGTCGTGATGCTGGAGAAGGACGGCAAGATGCTTTTCATCCCCGACAGGATCCGCATCAGGAAGGGCGAGCAGGTTCGCTTCCTGCTGAGGAACAACGGCGAGATCGACCACGAGTTCGTCGTCGGCACGGTCGAAGAGAACCTCAAGCACATGAAGGAGATGGAGAAGAACCCCGACATGGAGCACGACGATCCCAACGCCAGGCGGCTGAAGCCCAGGCAGTCGGGCGAGATCCTCTGGCATTTCACCAGGGCGGGAACGTTCGACTTCTCGTGCATGATTCCCGGCCACCGTCCGGCCGGCATGTTCGGCGTGATCACCGTTGAATGA
- a CDS encoding copper oxidase encodes MSLSRRNLVGASGLALLGAAAVSGRVQAQSIPEAPTTTTNTMQPPLHPTSGPDYQPVVTLNGWTLPWRQNGDWKEFHLVAEPVERELAPGMIARLWGYNGQSPGPTIEAVEGDKVRIFVTNRLPEHTTIHWHGQLLPCGMDGVGGLTQPHIKPGQTFVYEFELRKSGTFMYHPHADEMVQMAMGMMGFFVVHPRDPRLHRVDRDFVFLLAAYDIDPGNYVPKVAEMLNFNMWTFNSRVFPGIDHLVVRQGDRVRVRVGNLTMTNHPIHMHGYDFEVTCTDGGWVRPEARWPEVTIDIPVGAMRAYEFDAVYPGDWALHCHKSHHTMNAMGHDLRTFIGVDKRQFARQMKRMVPDYMAMGQAGMADMGEMEMPLPDNTLPMMTGFAQFGAVEMGGMFTVLKVREGLAANDYKDPGWYKHPPGTVAYELKGAAPAATRAPTPADAQKPNGTKMNVVKPTGQHKH; translated from the coding sequence ATGTCCCTCTCCAGACGCAATCTTGTCGGAGCTTCCGGCCTCGCCCTGCTCGGCGCCGCCGCCGTATCGGGCCGCGTCCAGGCGCAGTCGATTCCCGAGGCACCGACCACGACCACGAACACCATGCAGCCACCGCTCCATCCGACCAGCGGGCCGGACTATCAGCCGGTGGTGACGTTGAACGGATGGACCCTGCCATGGCGTCAGAACGGCGACTGGAAGGAGTTCCATCTCGTTGCCGAGCCGGTCGAGCGTGAACTGGCGCCCGGCATGATCGCCCGGCTGTGGGGCTACAACGGCCAGAGCCCGGGCCCGACCATCGAGGCGGTCGAGGGCGACAAGGTGCGAATCTTCGTCACCAACCGCCTGCCCGAGCACACCACCATCCACTGGCACGGCCAGCTCCTGCCCTGTGGCATGGATGGCGTCGGCGGCCTCACCCAGCCGCACATCAAGCCGGGCCAGACCTTCGTCTACGAGTTCGAGCTCAGGAAGAGCGGCACCTTCATGTACCACCCGCACGCCGACGAAATGGTGCAGATGGCGATGGGCATGATGGGCTTCTTCGTCGTCCATCCGCGCGATCCCAGGCTGCACCGCGTCGACCGCGACTTCGTCTTCCTGCTCGCCGCCTACGACATCGATCCGGGCAACTACGTGCCCAAGGTCGCCGAGATGCTGAACTTCAACATGTGGACCTTCAACAGCCGCGTGTTCCCGGGCATCGACCATCTCGTCGTGCGCCAGGGCGACCGCGTCCGCGTGCGGGTCGGCAATCTCACCATGACCAATCACCCGATCCACATGCACGGCTACGACTTCGAGGTGACATGCACCGACGGCGGCTGGGTACGGCCCGAGGCGCGCTGGCCCGAGGTGACGATCGACATCCCGGTGGGGGCCATGCGCGCCTATGAATTCGACGCCGTCTATCCCGGCGACTGGGCGCTTCATTGCCACAAGTCGCATCACACGATGAACGCCATGGGCCACGATCTGCGCACCTTCATCGGCGTCGACAAGCGTCAGTTCGCCAGACAGATGAAGCGGATGGTGCCGGACTACATGGCGATGGGCCAGGCCGGCATGGCCGACATGGGCGAGATGGAGATGCCGCTGCCCGACAACACGCTGCCCATGATGACCGGCTTCGCCCAGTTCGGTGCGGTCGAGATGGGCGGCATGTTCACGGTGCTGAAGGTGCGCGAGGGTCTGGCTGCTAACGACTACAAGGACCCGGGCTGGTACAAGCATCCACCCGGTACGGTGGCCTACGAGCTCAAGGGCGCAGCACCCGCGGCGACACGCGCGCCGACGCCTGCGGACGCGCAGAAACCCAACGGTACGAAGATGAACGTCGTGAAGCCCACCGGGCAGCACAAGCATTGA
- a CDS encoding TolC family protein, whose translation MTLTRAATIALLCLLTAGCARFTDDGGMAPVSENVRREIGRDAVKLSSAEDYRRARERVQALLSEPLSEQTAVQIALLNNRGLQAAYNDLGISEAEYVQASLPPNPAIVASRTFGTGNFVELGLQLVGNLLAMATLPRRTEIAKREFEEARYRAVATTLSLAVDARRAYIKAVAARHRLALLEQAREAADASARMMRQLGETGAANKLDQGRVSVFYAERSAQVAQARLVAHREREALNRILGLWGGDLDYRLPSRLAALPSAPETLDDVEVEAMRRRVDLIILRYEIVTLAKSAGFVEATRYLTFLELGGSYKNEVETGRSGEQTSKNRYGIELGIAIPIFDTGEARTAAAREIYMRAVHRLAERSVNARSEARLAYAAYRGNYDIARYYMTRIVPLRQQLSEEALLRYNGMLIDVFELLVEERERIQANIAALDALRDYHLADADLQSALIVGGVVPPSGVIDTTPPPQTIPLGL comes from the coding sequence ATGACGCTGACACGCGCTGCGACGATCGCCCTCCTTTGCCTGCTGACGGCGGGCTGCGCCCGGTTCACCGACGACGGCGGCATGGCGCCCGTCAGCGAGAATGTCCGCCGCGAGATCGGCCGCGATGCCGTGAAGCTGAGTTCGGCCGAGGACTATCGCCGCGCCCGCGAGCGTGTGCAGGCCCTGCTGTCGGAGCCGCTGAGCGAACAGACCGCGGTGCAGATCGCGCTGCTGAACAATCGCGGCCTGCAGGCGGCCTACAACGACCTGGGCATTTCCGAGGCCGAATACGTGCAGGCGAGTCTTCCGCCAAATCCGGCGATCGTCGCCTCACGCACGTTCGGCACCGGCAACTTCGTGGAACTCGGCCTGCAACTCGTCGGCAATCTGCTGGCGATGGCGACGTTGCCCAGGCGGACCGAGATCGCCAAGCGCGAGTTCGAGGAGGCGCGTTACCGCGCGGTGGCGACGACGCTGAGCCTCGCCGTCGATGCGCGTCGAGCCTATATCAAGGCCGTCGCCGCCCGGCATCGCCTGGCGCTGCTGGAACAGGCGCGCGAAGCGGCCGATGCCTCCGCCCGCATGATGAGGCAACTGGGCGAGACGGGTGCCGCCAACAAGCTCGACCAGGGGCGGGTCTCGGTCTTCTATGCCGAACGCAGCGCCCAGGTGGCTCAAGCGCGACTGGTCGCGCACCGCGAGCGCGAGGCTTTGAACCGGATACTCGGACTGTGGGGCGGCGACCTCGACTATCGGCTCCCGTCGAGACTCGCGGCGCTGCCCTCCGCGCCAGAGACGCTGGATGATGTCGAAGTCGAAGCGATGCGACGGCGGGTCGACCTGATCATTCTGCGCTACGAGATCGTGACGCTCGCCAAGTCCGCGGGCTTCGTCGAGGCAACGCGGTACCTGACGTTCCTCGAGCTGGGCGGCAGCTACAAGAACGAGGTCGAGACCGGCAGGTCGGGCGAACAGACCTCGAAGAACCGCTACGGCATCGAGCTGGGCATCGCGATCCCGATCTTCGACACCGGCGAGGCGAGAACGGCCGCGGCACGCGAAATCTACATGCGTGCCGTCCATCGTCTGGCCGAGCGGTCGGTCAATGCACGCTCCGAGGCACGGCTCGCCTATGCCGCCTATCGCGGAAACTACGACATCGCGCGCTACTACATGACCCGCATCGTGCCGTTGCGCCAGCAGCTCTCCGAGGAGGCGCTGCTGCGCTACAACGGCATGTTGATCGATGTGTTCGAGCTTCTGGTCGAGGAGCGCGAACGCATCCAGGCCAACATCGCGGCGCTCGACGCGCTGCGCGACTACCACCTGGCGGACGCCGACCTGCAATCCGCCCTGATCGTGGGCGGCGTCGTCCCACCCTCGGGCGTCATCGATACCACGCCGCCTCCCCAAACCATCCCGCTCGGGCTCTAG
- a CDS encoding metal-sensitive transcriptional regulator yields the protein MKKSQLARLGRIEGQVRGVARMVEEDRYCIDVINQVRAVRAALDKVEQEILHDHLQHCVAHAFHAGSERDRQVKIDELMEVLDSRRR from the coding sequence ATGAAGAAGTCGCAGCTCGCCCGGCTGGGCCGCATCGAGGGCCAGGTGCGCGGCGTGGCGCGCATGGTCGAGGAGGACCGCTATTGCATCGACGTCATCAACCAGGTGCGGGCGGTGCGGGCGGCACTCGACAAGGTCGAGCAGGAGATCCTGCATGATCACTTGCAGCACTGCGTCGCCCATGCGTTTCATGCCGGGTCGGAACGTGACCGGCAGGTCAAGATCGACGAACTGATGGAAGTGCTGGATAGTCGTCGTCGGTAG